In Oryza glaberrima chromosome 8, OglaRS2, whole genome shotgun sequence, the following are encoded in one genomic region:
- the LOC127781995 gene encoding BTB/POZ and MATH domain-containing protein 2-like — protein MPMETTTTTATESMSKMETVRGTHRFTFHGYSLCKGGGAGRCIRSGTFTVGGYDWCICFYPEGQGGGGGGDREHVSVKLRLVTRCATATAFYELRLLDQDTGRAAAVARASGAPRVFASSNPGTACFGRRAFMERSKLEASPACLRGDSVVIDCAVRVVVHDPVVAAVRRREAPDDVPPSNILRQLVAQVESEGADVTFAVQGETFTAHRLMLAARSPVFKAELYGAMKEKDADHVIAIADVQPAVFKALLHFIYTDDMPPDLGLAASDDDDDDTDRIDMARHLLVAADRYAVERLRVICERVLRRSLGVETVIDTMALAEQHSCGELKEACLEFIDSHSKRIVESDGYKNLKRACPLLVADMWERIVRSRLEYTDTYLKC, from the coding sequence ATGCccatggagacgacgacgacgacggcgacggagtcgATGAGCAAGATGGAGACAGTAAGAGGAACGCACCGGTTTACATTTCACGGCTACAGCTTgtgcaagggcggcggcgccggccggtgcatTCGCTCCGGCACCTTCACCGTCGGCGGCTACGACTGGTGCATCTGCTTCTACCCGGAgggccagggcggcggcggcggcggcgaccgggaaCACGTCTCGGTCAAGCTCAGGCTGGTCACCCGCTGCGCCACGGCCACCGCGTTCTACGAGCTCCGCCTGCTCGACCAGGacaccggccgcgccgccgccgtcgcccgggcCTCCGGCGCGCCCAGGGTGTTCGCGTCGAGCAATCCCGGCACGGCGTGCTTCGGCCGCCGCGCGTTCATGGAGCGGAGCAAGCTGGAGGCGTCGCCCGCGTGCCTGCGCGGCGACAGCGTCGTCATCGACTGCGccgtccgcgtcgtcgtccacgaccccgtcgtcgccgccgtgcggcgCCGCGAGGCGCCGGACGACGTCCCGCCGTCGAACATACTCCGGCAGCTGGTGGCGCAGGTGGAGTCCGAGGGCGCCGACGTGACGTTCGCCGTGCAGGGGGAGACGTTCACGGCGCACCGCCTGATGCTCGCCGCGCGGTCGCCGGTGTTCAAGGCGGAGCTCTACGGCGCCATGAAGGAGAAGGACGCCGACCACGtcatcgccatcgccgacgtGCAGCCGGCCGTGTTCAAGGCCCTCCTCCATTTCATCTACACCGACGACATGCCACCcgacctcggcctcgccgcctctgacgacgacgacgacgacaccgacAGAATCGACATGGCACGACAcctgctcgtcgccgccgaccggtaCGCCGTCGAGAGGCTGCGGGTGATCTGCGAGCGCGTGCTCCGGCGAAGCCTCGGAGTCGAGACGGTGATCGACACGATGGCATTGGCCGAACAGCATAGCTGCGGCGAGCTCAAGGAAGCTTGCCTCGAGTTCATCGATTCTCATAGCAAGCGAATCGTGGAGAGTGATGGTTACAAGAACCTCAAGAGGGCGTGCCCTTTGCTCGTCGCAGACATGTGGGAGAGGATCGTCCGATCACGTCTAGAGTATACAGACACGTATTTAAAGTgttaa